Proteins found in one Anaerobacillus alkaliphilus genomic segment:
- a CDS encoding S-layer homology domain-containing protein — protein sequence MMRKMTATYIRLLLAVVLLLPIMTWANPASAQVTFTDYKPGEFGYANVITLANQGIIKGYDDGSFRPNHRLNRADAAVLFQRALKLPAAQGTSFKDVRTGLYYTSAAAATKQAGIFRGNPDGTFGPTDRLTREQMASVLVRAFELKPVSTTSVKINDQRLIAQAHLQDVITLYQNGVTKGKPGDVFDPKGFVTRAEFTVFLFRAMELGTIPTQGGTTPAPGAPAPGVPGVGSSTQLTSIFTVDSNNNGRIDAVLLQFSVSIASSSVEANKFTVNGYTISSVQTSGSTITLNLTERSSADTDARPSVTYTGNLKDTSGNDVGQVNATASDMVRPMISAAHLTTSAGTQITGAVSNTATATTISFDLSAEPNNRTLRDGKMTISENVTMTVSNPLGGTETETLTKGENNMSFAALIAELNLDFGLIRELRDSFAVTGTYTDSNGNSRSITINVKMK from the coding sequence ATGATGAGAAAAATGACAGCTACATATATAAGATTGCTATTAGCTGTAGTATTGTTATTACCAATCATGACATGGGCTAATCCTGCATCAGCTCAGGTGACTTTTACAGATTATAAACCGGGTGAATTTGGCTATGCTAATGTTATCACACTTGCCAACCAAGGGATTATTAAGGGATATGACGATGGATCATTTCGTCCAAATCACAGACTAAACCGTGCAGATGCAGCAGTACTTTTCCAACGTGCTTTAAAGCTGCCGGCTGCACAGGGGACAAGCTTTAAGGATGTACGTACGGGACTTTACTACACGAGTGCTGCAGCTGCAACAAAACAAGCAGGGATCTTCCGTGGAAACCCGGATGGTACGTTTGGGCCAACTGATCGCTTAACGCGTGAGCAAATGGCTTCTGTCTTAGTTCGTGCGTTTGAGTTAAAACCAGTATCAACTACTTCGGTAAAAATAAATGACCAACGATTAATTGCACAGGCCCATCTTCAGGATGTGATTACTCTATACCAAAATGGAGTAACAAAAGGGAAACCAGGAGATGTCTTTGATCCAAAAGGATTTGTAACAAGAGCAGAATTCACAGTTTTCTTATTCCGTGCGATGGAACTAGGCACGATACCGACACAAGGTGGAACAACTCCAGCTCCTGGTGCACCAGCCCCTGGAGTACCGGGAGTAGGTTCGTCAACACAATTAACAAGCATCTTCACTGTTGATAGCAACAATAACGGTAGAATTGATGCAGTTCTTTTACAGTTTTCAGTATCTATCGCTTCGAGTTCGGTAGAAGCAAATAAGTTTACGGTTAACGGCTATACGATTTCTTCTGTTCAAACAAGTGGCTCAACAATTACCCTAAACTTAACGGAACGTTCAAGTGCTGATACGGATGCTCGTCCTTCAGTGACATATACAGGTAATTTAAAAGATACTTCTGGTAATGACGTTGGCCAAGTGAATGCAACGGCTAGTGATATGGTACGTCCGATGATCTCAGCTGCTCATTTAACAACATCAGCAGGTACACAAATTACTGGAGCAGTTTCTAACACAGCGACAGCAACGACGATTTCGTTTGATCTTAGCGCTGAGCCAAATAATCGCACACTTCGTGATGGCAAAATGACGATTTCGGAAAATGTGACGATGACTGTTTCTAATCCTTTAGGCGGAACAGAAACTGAAACACTAACAAAAGGTGAAAACAACATGTCATTTGCGGCGTTAATTGCCGAATTAAATCTTGATTTCGGCTTGATCCGTGAGCTAAGAGATAGCTTTGCAGTGACAGGAACGTATACGGACAGCAATGGAAATTCCCGTTCGATTACGATTAATGTAAAAATGAAATAA